From a single Tachypleus tridentatus isolate NWPU-2018 chromosome 6, ASM421037v1, whole genome shotgun sequence genomic region:
- the LOC143254540 gene encoding uncharacterized protein LOC143254540 yields the protein MGSSAKAEAMKRMEDLRQGTELHGDNENSSSLPPSWLDKDRFHQAKEVFQRYFFSIFFAHLSGLLFLVFIPNMLNPLLYTGNSSNLVRIFRRYVSTMRHVRKWYEGDIWNSEDAAYESITITRRMHKNVADRLNDKSRPISSFDSHPNIQKDFKTQITCPCQGGVVMSQYDMALTQFSFIGLIVLFPQSLGIHCSREELESLIHFWRGVGYQLGLDDRFNICDGSLKETEAICREIMNAVWKPTIKSPLPESVQMSKDIIQAMSVVVPFLNWTAMMKFWCRLLDISFKKKTTYYMSICYWLMYVAFEILLKFFVFRVFFNTLIKVAYWRTVKWQGYLEKKLERVDTESSDAHKKPIL from the exons ATGGGGTCCTCAGCAAAAGCTGAAGCCATGAAGCGAATGGAGGACCTGCGACAAGGAACTGAGTTGCATGGAGATAATGAAAACTCCTCTTCTCTCCCACCGTCGTGGTTGGATAAAGATAGATTTCATCAGGCTAAGGAAGTATTCCAACGATATTTCTTCAG CATATTCTTTGCCCATTTATCGGGACTCTTATTTCTGGTCTTCATTCCTAACATGCTTAATCCATTGCTTTATACGGGTAACTCTTCGAATCTAGTGCGGATATTTCGTCGTTACGTGAGTACCATGCGTCACGTCCGCAAGTGGTACGAAGGTGATATTTGGAATTCAGAAGATGCAGCTTATGAGTCAATAACAATTACTCGACGAATGCATAAAAACGTCGCCGATAGATTGAACGACAAAAGTAGGCCTATATCATCATTCGACTCACATCCGAACATTCAAAAAGACTTTAAAACCCAGATAACCTGTCCATGCCAAGGAGGAGTTGTTATGTCTCAGTACGATATGGCTCTAACACAGTTCTCTTTCATCGGACTTATTGTGTTATTTCCTCAATCTTTGGGGATTCACTGTTCACGGGAAGAGTTGGAGAGCCTTATACACTTCTGGAGAGGGGTGGGTTATCAGCTGGGACTTGACGACCGGTTCAACATCTGTGATGGAAGTCTGAAAGAAACAGAAGCTATTTGTCGAGAAATCATGAACGCTGTTTGGAAACCGACAATTAAGTCACCATTGCCGGAATCCGTCCAGATGAGTAAAGACATCATTCAGGCCATGAGCGTGGTCGTGCCTTTTCTGAACTGGACTGCCATGATGAAGTTTTGGTGTCGTTTGCTGGATATATCATTCAAGAAGAAGACCACTTATTACATGTCAATTTGCTATTGGCTGATGTATGTTGCCTTTGAAATACTGCTTAAATTCTTTGTGTTTAGAGTATTTTTTAACACACTGATCAAAGTTGCTTATTGGCGGACGGTAAAATGGCAAGGTTACTTAGAAAAAAAACTAGAACGAGTAGATACTGAAAGCAGTGATGCCCATAAGAAGCCAATCTTGTGA